The proteins below come from a single Methyloprofundus sedimenti genomic window:
- the doeA gene encoding ectoine hydrolase yields the protein MTFPFAEYERRMLELRQRIEQRCLDAVVLTDPENIMYLTDYQTTGYSFFQALVVPLDQEPFMITRSLEASNVYARTWVEITRPYPDTGDAIQMLVDALREFGLSEKRIGYERNSYFFPAYQQDFIHTTLKKAKLLDCFGIVEQGRVRKSAVEIELMHRAAAATEAGMKAGLEASVAGVSENDIGAAVSAAMFRAGGEPPAVMPYITSGPRTMIGHATWEGRMVQPGEHVFLEVGGCYRRYHTAMMRTVVLGKLSSSMYEAQEKMKNALNTLHESIQPGMTVSDADNMIRNIITDNTVGAQLITRSGYSIGIAFPPSWDEGYIISLKQGESRILEPGMTFHIIPWMWGIDGDKTCGISDTIYITEDGCKSFFTLDRDFVVKPEQGKKAPSKPAGIDPPERSKANTATSSKPETKSPK from the coding sequence ATGACCTTTCCGTTCGCTGAGTATGAGCGGCGTATGCTGGAGTTGCGGCAACGCATTGAACAACGTTGTCTGGATGCGGTTGTCCTTACCGATCCTGAAAACATTATGTATCTTACGGATTATCAGACAACGGGTTACTCCTTCTTTCAAGCTTTAGTGGTTCCCCTTGATCAAGAGCCGTTTATGATCACCCGTTCCCTGGAGGCATCAAATGTGTATGCTCGTACCTGGGTAGAAATAACGCGACCCTATCCTGACACCGGCGATGCCATTCAAATGCTGGTCGATGCATTGCGAGAATTCGGCTTGTCCGAGAAACGCATTGGCTACGAACGTAATAGTTACTTTTTTCCGGCTTATCAGCAAGACTTTATTCATACTACGTTGAAAAAGGCCAAGCTTTTGGATTGCTTTGGGATTGTCGAGCAAGGTCGGGTGCGTAAATCAGCGGTTGAAATTGAACTAATGCATCGAGCTGCGGCGGCAACGGAAGCAGGCATGAAGGCCGGACTGGAAGCCAGCGTCGCGGGCGTCAGTGAAAATGACATTGGTGCGGCCGTTAGTGCTGCAATGTTTCGCGCAGGTGGTGAGCCGCCGGCTGTTATGCCTTACATTACCTCAGGGCCGCGCACCATGATTGGCCATGCAACGTGGGAGGGCCGGATGGTGCAGCCAGGAGAACATGTGTTTTTAGAAGTGGGGGGATGTTATCGTCGTTATCATACCGCGATGATGCGTACAGTCGTGCTGGGTAAGTTGTCCAGTTCAATGTATGAAGCGCAGGAGAAAATGAAAAATGCACTGAATACACTGCACGAATCTATTCAACCAGGGATGACAGTTTCGGATGCTGATAACATGATTCGTAACATTATTACCGACAACACCGTCGGTGCACAGTTGATCACTCGTTCTGGCTATTCGATTGGGATTGCGTTTCCTCCCAGTTGGGACGAAGGCTATATCATTAGTTTGAAACAAGGCGAATCACGGATTCTTGAACCAGGCATGACATTTCATATTATTCCCTGGATGTGGGGTATTGACGGCGATAAAACCTGTGGTATCTCAGATACTATTTACATTACTGAAGATGGTTGCAAATCATTCTTTACTTTGGATCGTGATTTTGTGGTGAAGCCAGAACAAGGCAAGAAAGCGCCAAGTAAACCCGCTGGAATTGATCCACCTGAACGCAGCAAAGCTAACACAGCAACTTCCAGTAAACCTGAAACCAAGTCACCTAAATAG
- a CDS encoding aspartate aminotransferase family protein — translation MNIFQQRESEIRGYCRVYPAIFDTAFNARQTDVEGNQYIDFFAGAGVLNFGHNNERMKQAMIQYLERNGVTHSLDMHSVAKQDFMQRFVKTILEPRNMPHKMQFMGPTGTNAVEAALKLARRATGRQQIVAFSHGFHGMTLGALACTSNEAFRGAAGVPLNHVAHYPFGCETPCKGCELGCGLASLKQLRASFLDSSSGIRPPAAFMVEVIQAEGGVKIADITWLQELQALARELGALFIIDDIQVGCGRTGSYFSFDGMDLDPDIICLAKGVGGMGTPLALNLVKPEIDKYWKPGEHTGTFRGQGLSFVAGAEAMSYFEDDELMSQVHKNGITMLNAIAPLELQFPHIQIRGTGMIYGIDVASGEHAKEIVSECFNAGLLVSACGTGGRVIKLIPPLTIPEQDLQEGLAILLEKTTQVIGGAA, via the coding sequence ATGAATATTTTTCAACAACGAGAATCGGAAATCCGAGGCTATTGCCGAGTTTATCCTGCGATCTTTGACACGGCATTTAATGCCCGCCAGACAGATGTTGAAGGGAACCAATATATCGATTTTTTTGCCGGTGCGGGAGTCTTGAATTTTGGTCATAATAATGAGCGCATGAAGCAGGCGATGATTCAATATCTTGAGCGCAATGGTGTCACTCATAGTCTCGATATGCACAGTGTTGCCAAGCAGGATTTTATGCAGCGTTTTGTTAAAACCATACTTGAACCGCGCAATATGCCTCATAAGATGCAGTTTATGGGGCCGACAGGTACCAACGCGGTTGAGGCGGCACTTAAGCTTGCTCGGCGTGCGACTGGCCGACAACAGATAGTGGCGTTTAGCCATGGTTTTCACGGGATGACTCTGGGGGCGTTAGCGTGTACTTCCAACGAGGCCTTTCGTGGCGCCGCGGGGGTTCCTTTAAATCACGTTGCGCATTATCCTTTCGGCTGTGAAACGCCTTGTAAGGGTTGCGAACTAGGCTGCGGTTTGGCAAGTTTAAAGCAGCTGCGGGCGAGCTTTTTAGACAGTTCTAGCGGTATCCGGCCACCCGCTGCCTTTATGGTTGAAGTCATTCAAGCTGAGGGCGGCGTCAAAATCGCAGATATAACCTGGTTGCAAGAGCTTCAGGCATTAGCGCGGGAATTGGGAGCGCTGTTTATTATCGATGATATTCAGGTGGGTTGTGGTCGTACAGGAAGTTACTTCAGTTTTGATGGTATGGATTTGGATCCCGATATTATTTGTTTGGCAAAAGGCGTTGGAGGTATGGGTACTCCGCTGGCGTTGAATCTGGTCAAACCAGAGATTGATAAGTATTGGAAGCCCGGAGAGCATACCGGCACGTTTCGGGGACAAGGTTTGTCATTCGTGGCAGGGGCTGAGGCAATGAGTTATTTCGAAGATGATGAACTCATGAGTCAGGTGCATAAAAATGGTATTACCATGTTAAATGCAATTGCACCGCTGGAATTACAATTTCCGCATATACAGATTCGTGGCACAGGTATGATATATGGTATCGATGTTGCGTCTGGTGAGCATGCTAAAGAAATTGTCAGTGAGTGTTTTAACGCAGGTTTGTTGGTGTCTGCATGTGGCACGGGTGGTCGCGTAATCAAGCTGATACCGCCATTGACCATACCGGAACAGGATTTGCAGGAAGGTTTAGCGATATTGCTTGAGAAGACCACTCAGGTTATTGGAGGAGCGGCATGA
- the doeB2 gene encoding N(2)-acetyl-L-2,4-diaminobutanoate deacetylase DoeB2 gives MTAAHRWRRELHANPELGWQELRTAKRIREELSRLDIPWRVCADTGTVAILNPQARGHPHIALRGDIDALPMTERSGKEWCSVHNGRMHACGHDGHTATLLATAQWLKRVEASLPGPVTLLFQPAEEGGHGAKKMIDDGALEGIDCIYGWHNWPALEFGKLLCPNGIVMCGNGTFTITVTGVGGHASQPELCRDPVLAASAIILAVQQIISRRMPPQQANVISITSIEAPSAPTVIPETAVIGGSIRIVTESARQEIGNLLTSISEHTAASYGVQCQVDLQPRYQATINHDEPAAEIRKCWQQLNGLDALETEQLPPIMASEDFSYYLQEIPGAFALIGANDGPGHDHPCHSPIYDFNDHLIEPVTKLFTRLVSASLP, from the coding sequence ATGACTGCCGCGCATCGCTGGCGTCGTGAGTTACATGCTAATCCTGAATTGGGATGGCAAGAGCTGCGCACCGCAAAACGCATTCGTGAAGAACTTTCCAGGCTTGATATTCCCTGGCGAGTGTGTGCTGATACCGGTACAGTCGCGATATTAAATCCCCAGGCCAGGGGGCATCCGCATATTGCTTTGCGAGGTGACATTGACGCTTTACCCATGACTGAGCGTAGCGGTAAAGAGTGGTGTTCTGTGCATAATGGGCGCATGCATGCTTGCGGTCATGATGGTCATACCGCTACTTTGCTGGCGACAGCGCAATGGTTGAAGCGAGTTGAAGCGTCTTTGCCGGGTCCGGTTACCTTGCTTTTTCAGCCCGCAGAAGAGGGAGGTCATGGCGCAAAAAAAATGATTGATGATGGTGCTCTTGAGGGAATTGATTGTATTTACGGCTGGCACAATTGGCCGGCGCTTGAATTTGGTAAATTACTCTGTCCGAATGGTATCGTCATGTGTGGCAATGGCACCTTTACTATTACCGTGACGGGAGTTGGAGGTCATGCCAGTCAGCCAGAATTGTGTCGGGATCCGGTATTGGCGGCCAGTGCTATTATCCTCGCAGTGCAGCAAATTATCAGTCGTCGCATGCCACCACAGCAAGCGAATGTCATCAGTATTACGTCCATTGAAGCACCTAGCGCTCCGACAGTTATTCCTGAAACAGCGGTTATTGGCGGCAGTATCCGGATTGTCACAGAAAGTGCGCGTCAGGAGATCGGCAACTTGCTAACCAGTATTAGCGAACATACAGCTGCGAGTTATGGCGTTCAATGTCAGGTCGATCTCCAGCCTCGTTATCAGGCCACGATTAACCATGATGAACCGGCGGCGGAGATCCGTAAATGCTGGCAACAACTTAATGGGCTTGATGCCCTGGAAACAGAACAGTTGCCACCGATTATGGCTTCTGAGGATTTTAGTTATTATCTGCAGGAAATTCCCGGTGCATTTGCGTTAATTGGCGCAAATGACGGGCCGGGGCATGATCATCCCTGTCATAGCCCAATTTATGATTTCAATGATCATCTAATTGAGCCAGTCACCAAGCTATTCACTCGTCTAGTTAGTGCATCTTTGCCATAG
- a CDS encoding transposase, producing the protein MQSKRLASVCIQRGNNRVVVFVADEDYHYYLSILKAACQKYPFDLDAYVMMTNHIHLLFTLHAENSISKVMQSLGRY; encoded by the coding sequence GTGCAATCAAAGAGGCTAGCCTCAGTATGTATTCAGCGCGGCAATAATCGAGTTGTTGTGTTTGTTGCAGATGAAGATTATCACTATTATCTGAGCATCCTGAAAGCAGCTTGCCAAAAATACCCGTTTGATTTAGATGCCTATGTGATGATGACAAACCATATTCATTTGTTATTTACGCTGCATGCAGAAAACAGCATCAGCAAAGTGATGCAGTCATTAGGGCGTTATTAA
- a CDS encoding NAD(P)/FAD-dependent oxidoreductase: MKNRLVVIGNGMAGIRTVEELLSASPEKYDITVFGAEPHGNYNRIMLSSVLSGEKNIEDIITHNRQWYTDHNILLHAGEDKAVVEINRSRKCVIAKDGTQAEYDRLLIATGSKPVIPEIPGKDLQGVISFRDILDVNTMLEYSRSHKRAVVLGGGLLGLEAANGLVLRGMHVTVIHTNPVLLNRQMDEQAGGMLQQALEARGLHFKMPARTQELIADNKGHVKSVRFEDGSELECDLFITAIGVRPNMQLAQTAKLYCERGIVVNDNLQSYDPSIYAVGECIQHRGATFGLVAPLFEQAKVCANHLSEHGMADYKTLPTSTKLKVTGINLFSVGNFLGDENSEIITFTDPAFGLYKKLVIKNNKLIGTVLYGDTVDGSWYHELLEAEQDITDIRENLIFGQRYLPTTESTHE, encoded by the coding sequence ATGAAAAATCGTCTTGTTGTTATTGGTAATGGTATGGCAGGCATTAGAACGGTTGAAGAGCTTTTATCAGCCTCTCCTGAAAAGTATGACATCACCGTTTTTGGTGCTGAACCTCATGGAAACTATAACCGCATCATGTTGTCTTCGGTGCTCAGTGGTGAGAAAAATATAGAAGATATCATTACTCATAACCGCCAATGGTATACCGATCATAATATTTTGCTGCATGCCGGGGAAGATAAAGCGGTTGTAGAAATTAATCGTAGTCGTAAATGTGTTATAGCAAAAGATGGCACTCAGGCAGAATATGATCGATTACTGATAGCCACCGGTTCCAAACCCGTTATTCCAGAGATTCCAGGAAAAGATTTACAGGGTGTAATTAGTTTTCGCGATATATTAGATGTGAATACCATGCTGGAATACAGCCGAAGCCACAAAAGAGCCGTTGTACTGGGTGGTGGTTTACTGGGGCTTGAAGCAGCCAATGGCCTGGTATTAAGAGGCATGCATGTGACAGTCATTCATACTAACCCGGTGTTACTAAATCGACAAATGGATGAACAGGCCGGTGGCATGTTACAACAGGCACTGGAAGCACGCGGCCTACATTTTAAAATGCCGGCAAGAACCCAGGAGTTGATTGCGGATAATAAGGGGCATGTTAAATCCGTCCGTTTTGAGGATGGCAGTGAACTGGAGTGTGACTTATTTATTACTGCCATAGGCGTAAGGCCGAATATGCAATTAGCTCAAACAGCGAAACTTTATTGTGAACGGGGCATCGTCGTTAATGATAATTTACAATCATATGACCCCAGTATTTACGCAGTCGGTGAATGCATACAACATCGAGGTGCCACCTTTGGCTTAGTTGCCCCTTTGTTTGAACAGGCTAAAGTTTGTGCCAATCATTTAAGTGAGCATGGCATGGCTGATTACAAAACCCTACCTACTTCTACCAAGCTTAAGGTAACAGGTATTAATTTATTTTCAGTGGGTAACTTTTTAGGTGATGAAAATAGTGAAATCATTACTTTTACTGACCCGGCATTCGGACTATACAAAAAGCTGGTGATAAAAAATAACAAATTAATTGGCACCGTCCTATATGGAGACACCGTTGATGGTAGTTGGTATCATGAATTACTGGAAGCAGAGCAGGATATTACCGACATCAGGGAGAATTTAATATTTGGCCAACGTTATCTACCTACAACAGAGTCAACACATGAGTGA
- a CDS encoding nitrate reductase — MSDEQTELKSINTTCPYCGVGCGITASIDQAKHQIVIQGDESHPSNFGRLCSKGSTLADTIELKSRLLEPSVYGHDCSWSEALDMVADSFMSIIKKHGPDAVAIYGSGQLLTEDYYVANKLMKGFIGSGNMDTNSRLCMSSAVAGHKRAFGSDTVPGCYEDFEQAEMIVLVGSNAAWCHPVSFQRIRAAKESNPDLKIVVIDPRLTSSCDIADLHLPIAIGNDTILFNGLLNYLNQHNALDQNYIQQHTEGWSDALKSAQDSSSSTERLAEQCKLDKQDVELFFKWFAGHKKVMTLFSQGVNQSSSGTDKVNSIINCHLAMGSIGKPGMGPFSLTGQPNAMGGREVGGLAHQLAAHMDFSNPDDIDRVARFWNTDHIAQKPGYFAVDLFDAIYDGKVKAVWIMGTNPVVSMPNADKVKQALQRCDFVVVSDCIAATDTTALAHVKLPAVGWSEKDGTVTNSERRISRQRALFKPAGSAKPDWWIVTQVARRMGYEEAFHYSSNVEIFREHAALSGFENNPQQHSRDFDISGFAELNQDEYDQLQPTQWPVNKAHPQGLQRIFADYKFSSPSGKAQFISIKPRSAGNLPNKDYPLILNTGRLRDQWHTMTRTALAAKLNQHKPEPFVEIHPVDASHYKMVKDTLAVIESPWGKMIARVQITDTQQQGTLFVPMHWTAQYSSLGRMGALVNPVVDPISSQPESKHTPVRIKAYQPAWNGFILSRHPLEFSHPDYLVKVKGNQFYRYELAGETMPVSWRAWTKNILCSASNETPQWQEYTDPAVNKYRAARILDNQLQSVIFVAPDINLPERSWLTSLFEKPEFEKEDRLAVLTGKPPLGTPDVGTIVCACFNVGEKTIQSAIKEKSLKTHQDVGQCLKAGTNCGSCIPEIKALL, encoded by the coding sequence ATGAGTGATGAACAAACCGAATTAAAATCCATCAATACCACCTGTCCCTACTGTGGTGTGGGATGTGGCATTACTGCCAGTATTGACCAGGCAAAACACCAGATAGTAATTCAAGGCGATGAGAGCCACCCATCAAATTTTGGGCGTCTCTGCTCCAAAGGCTCTACTCTGGCTGATACGATTGAGTTAAAAAGTCGTCTATTGGAACCCTCTGTTTATGGTCATGACTGTAGTTGGTCAGAGGCTTTGGATATGGTCGCTGACTCTTTTATGAGTATTATCAAAAAACATGGCCCAGATGCCGTGGCGATTTACGGTTCAGGTCAATTATTAACAGAAGACTATTATGTCGCCAATAAACTGATGAAGGGATTTATTGGGAGTGGCAATATGGATACTAATAGTCGTTTATGCATGTCCTCTGCGGTCGCAGGGCACAAGCGGGCTTTTGGTTCAGACACGGTGCCGGGTTGCTATGAGGATTTTGAACAGGCCGAGATGATTGTGCTGGTCGGTTCTAATGCCGCCTGGTGTCACCCAGTCAGCTTTCAACGTATCCGTGCAGCCAAAGAGTCAAACCCTGACTTAAAAATAGTCGTCATTGATCCTCGACTCACTTCGAGTTGTGATATTGCCGATTTACACTTGCCGATAGCCATAGGCAACGATACGATTCTGTTTAATGGTTTACTAAATTACCTGAATCAACACAATGCGCTAGATCAAAACTATATCCAGCAGCACACTGAAGGCTGGTCTGACGCATTAAAATCAGCTCAGGATAGTAGCTCCAGTACTGAACGGCTGGCAGAACAATGTAAACTGGACAAACAAGATGTAGAACTATTCTTTAAATGGTTTGCTGGTCATAAAAAAGTCATGACTTTGTTTAGTCAGGGCGTTAACCAGTCTTCTTCTGGTACCGATAAAGTCAATAGCATCATAAATTGCCACCTGGCTATGGGCAGTATCGGTAAGCCTGGCATGGGGCCTTTTTCATTAACAGGGCAACCCAATGCGATGGGGGGACGTGAAGTCGGAGGACTGGCCCACCAACTCGCTGCGCATATGGATTTTAGCAACCCTGATGACATCGACCGGGTTGCACGTTTCTGGAACACGGATCATATCGCTCAAAAACCCGGGTATTTTGCAGTTGATCTATTTGATGCTATTTACGATGGTAAAGTAAAAGCGGTATGGATTATGGGCACTAATCCAGTCGTCAGTATGCCCAATGCGGATAAAGTGAAACAAGCTCTACAAAGATGTGATTTTGTAGTGGTCTCTGATTGCATTGCCGCAACCGATACTACAGCTTTAGCGCATGTAAAGTTACCTGCCGTGGGCTGGAGTGAAAAAGACGGCACGGTGACCAATTCTGAACGACGTATTTCTCGGCAACGCGCCTTATTTAAACCGGCTGGCAGTGCAAAGCCAGACTGGTGGATCGTGACACAGGTAGCTCGACGCATGGGTTATGAAGAGGCTTTTCACTATAGCAGTAATGTGGAAATTTTCCGTGAACATGCCGCGCTTTCGGGTTTCGAAAATAATCCACAACAACATAGCCGGGATTTTGATATTTCTGGTTTTGCAGAGCTAAATCAGGATGAATATGATCAACTGCAACCTACACAATGGCCTGTTAACAAGGCACATCCACAAGGTTTGCAACGGATTTTTGCCGATTATAAATTTTCCTCTCCCTCTGGAAAAGCACAATTTATTAGTATAAAACCAAGATCAGCTGGCAATTTGCCTAATAAAGATTACCCCTTGATATTAAATACTGGTCGTCTGCGAGACCAGTGGCATACCATGACCAGAACGGCGTTGGCAGCAAAACTTAACCAGCATAAACCCGAGCCTTTTGTAGAAATTCATCCTGTAGATGCAAGTCACTATAAGATGGTGAAAGACACTCTTGCAGTCATTGAAAGCCCTTGGGGGAAAATGATAGCCCGCGTGCAAATTACCGATACCCAGCAGCAAGGTACGTTGTTTGTCCCAATGCACTGGACCGCACAATATTCCAGTCTGGGTCGCATGGGTGCACTCGTCAACCCAGTGGTTGATCCCATTTCCAGTCAACCGGAAAGCAAGCATACTCCAGTGCGAATAAAAGCGTATCAACCGGCTTGGAATGGCTTTATTTTATCTCGCCATCCACTAGAGTTCAGCCATCCAGATTATCTAGTCAAAGTAAAAGGCAATCAATTCTATCGTTATGAATTAGCAGGTGAAACAATGCCTGTGTCGTGGCGAGCATGGACAAAAAACATTCTCTGCAGCGCCAGCAATGAAACGCCTCAATGGCAGGAATATACCGACCCTGCTGTAAATAAATATAGAGCTGCACGCATACTGGATAATCAATTACAAAGTGTTATTTTTGTCGCACCTGACATTAACTTACCTGAACGCAGTTGGTTGACCAGTTTATTTGAAAAACCAGAATTTGAAAAAGAAGATCGATTAGCTGTATTGACTGGCAAACCACCGTTGGGAACTCCCGATGTTGGAACTATCGTTTGCGCCTGCTTTAATGTCGGAGAAAAAACTATCCAGAGCGCCATCAAAGAAAAAAGCTTAAAAACGCATCAAGATGTAGGGCAATGTTTAAAAGCGGGAACTAATTGTGGTTCGTGTATTCCGGAAATTAAAGCGCTGTTGTAA
- a CDS encoding tetratricopeptide repeat protein translates to MRIYLDRSGLTITYLFAVLVVVIMTFPQTVNAEKKKNYSVSPGTYKVLTTSRKLSDESRYSEAINILKKQLPTILQNQYETALIHQHLAYIYLEQKNYSKAVAELEATLKGSDTLPPDSIQSLRYNLAQVFMQTEQYGKALPIINQWFKQEKKPTADAYYLKGLAYYKLNQFSSAVAPLKKAIALSPHEDWSVLLLSIHLEQKHYRKAAVVLNHLLDLYPGKKKYWLHLTDVYLMLKDYAKALATLKLAYTSVSLEEKDILRLAQLYLHNAIPLTAAEVLSTNMQNKNIKSNAANLELLANSWAMAREHKKELKYLQQAATMKDDGRLYKRCGQILLQMERWNEAIVMLKKGLAKGDIKQPQQSYLLIGIAAYNANNFKTATWAFTQAGKYKKTKKTAENWLQQVNQKMNELKIS, encoded by the coding sequence ATGAGAATTTATTTGGATCGATCTGGGCTAACAATTACTTATTTGTTTGCTGTGTTGGTTGTCGTCATCATGACATTTCCTCAAACAGTTAACGCTGAAAAGAAAAAGAACTACAGCGTATCACCAGGTACTTATAAAGTATTAACAACATCGCGAAAACTGAGCGATGAGAGCCGTTATTCAGAAGCGATTAATATATTAAAAAAACAGCTTCCAACAATACTACAAAATCAATATGAAACGGCTTTAATCCATCAGCACTTAGCCTATATATACCTAGAGCAGAAAAATTACAGCAAAGCGGTTGCCGAGTTAGAAGCAACCTTAAAAGGTAGTGATACCTTACCCCCAGATAGTATTCAGAGCCTGCGGTACAACTTGGCGCAGGTCTTTATGCAAACGGAGCAATACGGTAAAGCTTTACCAATTATAAATCAATGGTTTAAGCAGGAAAAAAAGCCAACTGCAGATGCCTACTATTTAAAAGGACTGGCCTATTACAAGTTAAACCAGTTTTCATCTGCTGTTGCGCCACTTAAAAAAGCGATAGCATTATCGCCTCATGAAGATTGGTCTGTCTTATTGCTGAGTATTCATCTGGAACAAAAGCATTATCGCAAAGCTGCAGTTGTACTAAATCACCTGTTAGATTTATATCCAGGCAAAAAGAAATACTGGTTACATTTGACCGATGTGTATTTGATGCTAAAAGACTACGCAAAAGCACTAGCTACTTTAAAGCTAGCCTACACAAGTGTGTCTTTAGAAGAAAAAGATATTCTCCGTTTAGCGCAACTTTATTTGCATAACGCTATACCTCTTACGGCTGCTGAGGTTTTATCAACAAATATGCAAAATAAGAATATAAAAAGTAACGCCGCTAATTTGGAGTTATTAGCCAATAGCTGGGCCATGGCCAGAGAACATAAAAAGGAGTTAAAGTATTTACAACAAGCCGCCACCATGAAAGATGATGGTCGGCTGTATAAGCGTTGTGGACAAATATTGCTACAAATGGAACGATGGAATGAAGCCATTGTTATGCTAAAAAAAGGACTTGCCAAGGGTGATATAAAACAACCTCAGCAGAGTTATTTGCTAATTGGTATCGCAGCATACAATGCAAATAATTTCAAAACAGCAACTTGGGCTTTTACTCAAGCAGGCAAGTATAAGAAGACTAAAAAAACAGCAGAGAATTGGTTACAGCAGGTTAATCAGAAAATGAATGAACTAAAAATCAGCTAG
- a CDS encoding energy transducer TonB produces the protein MKNKRITTIILGALTINLVLFIIMERMSAQQPIMLSSANEVLSVDFVRLKRTPPPPQVKQRVKPPEKQEQLLTPKMDIPSPKPVRVKQLTMEAPRMDIAMNISGVPFEGEMGAGDMGGLREAIPLVRIPPLYPPSALSRRIEGRVKIEFTVSEEGKVINPVVVAAKPQGIFNRAALRAIRRWKFNKRMIDGKAVQWQSVQTIIFQMDKS, from the coding sequence ATGAAAAATAAACGCATTACGACCATTATTTTAGGCGCGCTAACTATAAATTTAGTGCTGTTTATTATTATGGAACGAATGTCAGCACAGCAACCAATAATGTTGTCATCAGCAAACGAAGTGCTCTCTGTCGATTTTGTAAGATTAAAACGTACACCGCCGCCACCTCAAGTTAAACAACGCGTTAAACCACCCGAAAAGCAAGAACAGTTATTAACACCAAAAATGGATATACCCAGTCCAAAGCCAGTGCGAGTTAAACAGTTAACTATGGAGGCACCACGAATGGATATAGCAATGAATATATCTGGCGTGCCTTTTGAGGGAGAAATGGGTGCAGGAGACATGGGTGGATTGCGTGAAGCAATTCCTCTCGTACGTATTCCTCCTTTATATCCACCGAGTGCATTATCTCGACGAATAGAGGGGCGGGTAAAAATTGAGTTTACCGTTTCAGAAGAAGGCAAAGTGATAAACCCGGTTGTGGTAGCGGCTAAACCTCAAGGCATTTTTAACCGAGCTGCTTTACGGGCAATACGAAGATGGAAGTTCAACAAACGGATGATAGATGGGAAAGCTGTACAATGGCAATCAGTGCAGACGATTATATTTCAAATGGATAAATCATGA
- a CDS encoding ExbD/TolR family protein has protein sequence MKIHSEEDELTTTELNLTPLIDMVFILLIFFVVTSSFVKESGIEVNRPTAKSAERQERGNIIISVSKSGEIWIDRRKVAINALRANVERLHAENPEGSVIIAADKEALTGTLVQALDQARLAGVSNVSIAAFSE, from the coding sequence ATGAAAATACATAGTGAAGAAGACGAATTAACTACAACAGAGCTTAATCTAACTCCCCTGATAGATATGGTATTTATTTTGTTGATTTTTTTTGTAGTTACCTCATCGTTTGTGAAAGAGTCAGGCATTGAGGTTAATAGACCTACTGCCAAGAGTGCTGAGCGCCAGGAGCGTGGCAATATAATTATTTCGGTGAGTAAATCGGGTGAAATATGGATAGATAGGCGTAAAGTTGCTATAAATGCCTTGCGAGCCAATGTGGAACGATTGCATGCAGAAAATCCTGAGGGTTCGGTGATTATTGCTGCAGATAAAGAAGCGCTTACAGGTACATTGGTGCAGGCTCTGGATCAGGCGCGATTAGCAGGCGTAAGTAATGTTTCTATTGCGGCTTTTTCAGAATGA
- a CDS encoding MotA/TolQ/ExbB proton channel family protein, translated as MLSVAELSDVALAFLDKGGTALWVILLVSFVMWMLIIERYWYLYFTYPQIIKQITTTWLPYKNEHTARSHRKRVYLLKQLGMSAGNHLLSIKALSQALPLLGLLGTVIGMIQTFDVITVFGNGNARGLAGGIFVALLTTMSGLVTALSGLYFSANLNERVRLLLDDAESELD; from the coding sequence ATGTTATCAGTAGCTGAATTAAGTGATGTGGCCCTGGCTTTTTTAGATAAAGGCGGCACCGCTTTATGGGTTATTTTACTGGTCTCTTTTGTTATGTGGATGTTAATTATTGAACGTTACTGGTACTTGTATTTTACCTATCCGCAAATAATTAAGCAGATAACAACGACCTGGTTACCCTATAAAAATGAGCACACTGCACGTTCACATCGTAAACGTGTTTATCTGTTAAAACAATTAGGTATGTCAGCGGGCAATCATTTATTAAGTATTAAGGCATTGTCACAAGCACTTCCTTTATTAGGGTTGCTGGGAACAGTGATCGGCATGATTCAGACTTTTGATGTCATTACCGTATTTGGCAATGGTAATGCTCGTGGCCTAGCCGGAGGAATATTCGTTGCGCTATTAACTACCATGTCTGGATTGGTCACCGCATTATCAGGGCTTTATTTCAGTGCAAACTTAAATGAACGTGTACGGTTACTACTTGATGATGCAGAAAGCGAACTGGATTAG